One genomic region from Thermoleptolyngbya sichuanensis A183 encodes:
- a CDS encoding hybrid sensor histidine kinase/response regulator — translation MVYDKELEIQLQFLEEAQEYLRTLESRLLGLAQAIDADKINEALRAAHSIKGGAGLMGFQSLSDLAHRLEDGLKVLKVQRQSLEVDGSLEQLLLECVDGLGRVIACDRQSLSTEGDRPRPTIAPAWLLEQIEPAYQQLHERLGTPQDEDAYSLLSPEDGQDIIPLLFETEVEGCLQRLESAIHEQSPRLKEEVEILAQELEGLGEMLQIESFSQLCQSIGVQTAQTEATNATAISTLAQTALQAWRRAQALVLTGNLAAIPTAIQLETSGAGSFAPSWSAEMAGASAFATSSDDEITLPLETIAAQAADHSGVQEEVAAADHAVADYVDLEYAGVDYGAPATELATTEISGISEGLDGEEIADFTLSASLSEPSAQPPLLEDQVEDQVGADVAGRSQSGDRPVDRPADRPIVAPAQQSRWSSNAPATETTQENTVRVSVQQLNQLSDLFGELTIDRNALNLYLKRLRNLTRLLNNRVQTLEQASSELRTTYDRLATDVGRSPLSSALNLLPSSEARAAQSGDRPQIAQLYNSPSDVSTEPAPAPATNLFQQIPSSAIPPGSEHRPGSGFGAGLGNGFDALELDRYEDVHSLSQDILETIVQVQEVTTDIDLTLEEVEQASRTLDKTANQLQSRLTQIRMRPLSDLVDRFPRALRELCLQYGKKVRLQVNGAGTLIDRNILEALNDPLMHLLRNAFDHGIEDPQTRLAQGKPEEGVIKIQAFHRGNRTFITIQDDGRGIPIEKIRAKAIAMGLDPSLLGVASEEELVSLIFEPGFSTKEQVTSLSGRGVGMDVVRDHLKQIRGDIKVETKAGQGTTFTLSVPFTMSVVRVLIAESNDMLIGFPSDVIGEMLKLEPEHIVRVGDSEMLNVQGNLIPLVVLSRWLRFPGPRHPYRLETPPSISEPVVLLVEHNSQIFGIQIESCWGEQETAVRRIHSTIPLPAGFSNCTILGDGRVVPLVNVPELLHWIASTEAAGPVVPRSSQLGDRQFSLMDADRRLLGRAVPVEQQPAVLVVDDSINVRRFLALTLEKAGYQVEQAKDGQEAVEKLRAGLQVNAVVCDIEMPRLDGYGFLAKVKSDPQFEHLPVTMLTSRTSAKHRQLALSLGAIAYFSKPYNEQTLLTTLAQHIHDPSELSASAAL, via the coding sequence ATGGTCTACGACAAGGAACTTGAAATCCAACTGCAATTCTTGGAGGAAGCTCAAGAATATTTGAGGACGTTAGAATCTCGACTGCTCGGGCTGGCCCAAGCGATTGATGCAGACAAGATCAACGAGGCACTGCGGGCTGCTCACTCTATTAAGGGGGGAGCGGGTCTAATGGGCTTTCAAAGCTTAAGTGATTTGGCGCATCGCCTAGAAGATGGGCTGAAGGTGTTGAAGGTGCAGCGCCAATCGTTGGAAGTAGATGGCAGTCTGGAGCAGCTTTTGTTGGAGTGTGTGGATGGGTTGGGGAGGGTGATTGCCTGCGATCGCCAAAGTCTGTCTACAGAGGGCGATCGCCCCCGTCCAACCATTGCCCCGGCTTGGCTGTTGGAACAGATTGAACCCGCCTATCAGCAACTTCACGAGCGGCTAGGCACGCCCCAGGATGAAGATGCCTACTCGCTCCTATCTCCTGAAGACGGACAGGATATTATTCCCCTGCTGTTTGAAACCGAAGTCGAGGGCTGTTTGCAGCGGCTAGAATCGGCAATTCATGAACAGTCTCCCCGCCTAAAAGAAGAAGTCGAAATTTTGGCCCAGGAGCTAGAGGGCTTGGGGGAGATGCTCCAGATCGAGAGCTTTTCCCAACTGTGTCAGTCCATTGGTGTCCAAACGGCTCAAACAGAAGCGACCAATGCAACTGCCATTTCTACCTTGGCGCAGACGGCGTTGCAGGCTTGGCGGCGGGCGCAGGCGCTCGTTTTGACTGGCAACCTGGCAGCCATTCCTACGGCGATACAGCTTGAAACCTCCGGGGCCGGGTCTTTTGCACCTTCCTGGAGCGCTGAAATGGCCGGAGCGTCGGCATTTGCAACGTCCTCTGATGATGAAATCACACTTCCTCTCGAAACAATTGCTGCCCAGGCAGCAGACCATTCTGGGGTGCAAGAGGAAGTTGCGGCGGCAGATCATGCGGTTGCAGACTATGTCGATCTGGAATACGCAGGGGTGGACTATGGAGCGCCTGCAACAGAGCTGGCAACGACCGAAATCTCTGGTATCTCTGAAGGGTTGGATGGGGAAGAGATTGCCGATTTCACGCTTTCGGCTTCCTTATCTGAGCCGTCGGCACAGCCTCCTTTGTTAGAGGATCAGGTAGAGGATCAGGTCGGTGCTGATGTTGCGGGTCGCTCCCAGTCGGGCGATCGCCCCGTTGATCGTCCTGCTGATCGCCCCATCGTAGCCCCGGCTCAGCAAAGCCGCTGGAGCAGCAACGCACCCGCCACTGAGACGACCCAAGAGAATACGGTGCGGGTGTCGGTGCAGCAGTTGAACCAACTGAGTGACTTGTTTGGTGAGCTGACGATTGACCGCAACGCGCTCAACCTCTACCTCAAACGTCTTCGGAATTTGACGCGGCTGCTAAACAACCGGGTGCAAACGCTAGAACAGGCTAGCTCCGAACTGCGAACGACCTACGATCGATTGGCGACTGATGTTGGGCGATCGCCCCTCTCCTCCGCCCTCAACCTGCTCCCAAGCAGTGAGGCGCGTGCTGCCCAGTCGGGCGATCGCCCCCAAATAGCCCAGCTCTACAACAGCCCCTCAGACGTCAGCACCGAGCCAGCTCCAGCCCCAGCCACCAATCTGTTCCAGCAGATCCCATCCTCAGCTATTCCTCCTGGGTCTGAGCATCGTCCAGGGAGTGGGTTTGGCGCTGGGTTGGGCAATGGGTTTGATGCGCTGGAGCTAGATCGGTATGAAGATGTTCACTCGCTCTCGCAGGACATTCTAGAAACCATCGTCCAGGTTCAAGAAGTTACCACAGACATCGATCTGACCCTTGAGGAAGTCGAGCAGGCATCTCGCACCCTAGACAAAACAGCAAACCAACTCCAGTCTCGACTGACTCAAATCCGGATGCGGCCGCTGTCTGACTTGGTTGACCGCTTCCCTCGCGCTCTGCGGGAACTGTGCTTGCAATATGGCAAGAAGGTGCGTCTTCAGGTCAATGGCGCTGGCACACTGATTGATCGCAACATCCTGGAAGCGCTCAATGATCCACTGATGCATTTGCTGCGAAATGCTTTCGATCATGGCATCGAAGATCCGCAAACCCGGCTGGCTCAGGGCAAACCAGAAGAAGGCGTGATTAAAATTCAAGCCTTTCATCGGGGCAATCGCACATTTATCACCATCCAAGACGATGGACGAGGTATCCCGATTGAAAAAATCCGCGCCAAGGCGATCGCCATGGGGCTAGACCCTAGCTTGTTGGGGGTGGCCAGCGAAGAGGAACTCGTCTCCCTCATTTTTGAACCCGGTTTCAGTACCAAGGAACAGGTCACGTCGCTATCGGGTCGCGGCGTAGGCATGGATGTGGTGCGTGATCATCTCAAGCAAATTCGCGGCGATATTAAAGTAGAAACCAAAGCAGGGCAAGGCACAACGTTTACGCTCTCAGTGCCGTTCACGATGTCTGTTGTGCGCGTGCTAATTGCCGAAAGCAACGACATGCTGATTGGCTTTCCGAGCGACGTGATTGGCGAAATGCTGAAGCTTGAGCCAGAGCATATTGTTCGGGTGGGCGACAGCGAAATGCTGAACGTGCAAGGCAACTTGATTCCGCTGGTGGTTCTATCACGCTGGCTCCGATTTCCTGGGCCGCGTCATCCCTATCGCCTAGAAACACCCCCTAGCATTAGCGAACCAGTCGTGCTGCTGGTGGAACACAACAGTCAAATCTTTGGCATCCAAATCGAGTCTTGTTGGGGCGAACAGGAAACTGCGGTGCGCCGTATCCATAGCACCATTCCGCTTCCTGCTGGCTTTAGCAACTGCACCATTCTGGGTGATGGGCGCGTTGTGCCGCTTGTCAATGTCCCAGAATTGCTGCACTGGATTGCCAGCACTGAGGCAGCCGGCCCAGTGGTGCCCAGGTCTTCCCAACTGGGCGATCGCCAGTTCAGCCTCATGGATGCCGATCGCCGATTGCTAGGTCGCGCTGTCCCAGTGGAGCAGCAGCCCGCCGTTCTGGTGGTAGACGATTCGATTAATGTCCGCCGATTTTTGGCACTCACTCTGGAGAAAGCGGGCTATCAGGTTGAGCAAGCAAAAGACGGGCAGGAAGCGGTCGAAAAGCTGCGGGCCGGGCTTCAGGTGAACGCGGTTGTGTGCGATATCGAAATGCCGCGTTTAGATGGCTACGGCTTTTTGGCGAAAGTGAAATCGGACCCGCAGTTTGAGCATTTGCCCGTCACCATGCTCACCTCACGCACGAGCGCCAAACATCGACAACTGGCGCTAAGCCTGGGGGCGATCGCCTATTTCTCAAAACCCTACAACGAGCAAACTCTCCTGACCACCTTGGCACAACACATTCATGACCCTTCTGAACTCTCTGCGAGCGCTGCGCTCTAA
- a CDS encoding chemotaxis protein CheW has product MTLLNSLRALRSKPVEITRQLLVFPLRQELFALPLAIVHRVIEIDRLYAQQEGTGTAIALDHDQNIPVLNLQQRIFANTPTSTQCLEPGTQIDPQEVTKYSTLGQTFSHTVTTQYLILVYSLQGDVIGLQIDGPPALKRFTESAFKPLSVLYQQEGGIRCVSGLILPTDDSPPIFLLNLAQVLQPPSALLGAG; this is encoded by the coding sequence ATGACCCTTCTGAACTCTCTGCGAGCGCTGCGCTCTAAACCCGTCGAGATCACTCGTCAACTGCTGGTTTTCCCGCTGCGGCAGGAACTGTTCGCCCTGCCATTAGCAATCGTGCATCGGGTCATCGAAATCGACCGTCTCTATGCCCAGCAAGAAGGAACGGGGACGGCGATCGCCCTCGATCATGACCAAAATATTCCCGTCTTAAACCTCCAGCAGCGCATCTTTGCGAACACACCAACATCCACTCAATGCTTAGAACCCGGAACGCAGATTGACCCACAAGAGGTCACAAAATATTCCACGCTTGGGCAAACCTTCAGCCACACTGTTACGACCCAATACCTAATTCTGGTCTACAGCCTGCAAGGGGATGTCATTGGGCTACAAATTGATGGGCCACCCGCTCTCAAGCGCTTCACAGAATCCGCCTTCAAGCCATTGTCTGTGCTTTACCAGCAAGAAGGCGGAATTCGCTGCGTCAGCGGACTGATTCTGCCCACAGACGACAGCCCGCCCATTTTTTTGCTCAACTTGGCGCAGGTTTTGCAGCCACCGTCAGCCCTGCTGGGCGCAGGATAA
- a CDS encoding TM7S3/TM198-like domain-containing protein, with amino-acid sequence MLRPILLALFSAVFGVLLCLGGYRFFMVMLPVWSFFAGLWLGAKAVFLLLGGGFLATTTGLTVGLVLGILLAIFCWQFYEVGVALMGGATGALFGSSIMAILGFQQGTLPALVALGSGLVLGVLTYVRNWQKYIVMLLSAQGGANALVLSLLLLNGRVSIEDLKNAGNTLLPIFRDSWFWLLLWSGLAIAGFLYQLRRYRSVEFAKQEFVRFWM; translated from the coding sequence ATGCTAAGACCTATCTTGCTGGCGCTGTTTTCAGCAGTTTTCGGCGTGCTGCTCTGCCTTGGGGGCTACCGCTTTTTTATGGTGATGCTGCCCGTCTGGTCGTTTTTTGCGGGGCTGTGGCTGGGCGCAAAGGCCGTGTTTCTGCTGCTAGGCGGCGGCTTTTTGGCTACCACGACGGGGCTAACGGTCGGGCTGGTGCTGGGAATTTTGCTGGCAATTTTTTGCTGGCAGTTCTATGAAGTGGGCGTGGCGCTGATGGGCGGAGCTACGGGTGCGCTGTTTGGATCAAGCATCATGGCTATTCTTGGCTTTCAGCAGGGGACGTTGCCCGCGCTGGTGGCCCTCGGATCGGGGCTGGTGCTGGGGGTCTTGACCTACGTGCGAAACTGGCAGAAGTATATTGTCATGCTGCTGTCTGCTCAGGGCGGAGCAAATGCGCTGGTGCTGTCGCTGCTGCTGCTGAATGGGCGCGTCTCGATTGAGGATTTGAAGAACGCAGGCAACACGCTGCTGCCCATTTTCCGGGATTCGTGGTTTTGGCTGCTGCTGTGGAGCGGGCTGGCGATCGCCGGATTTCTCTACCAACTGCGGCGCTATCGCAGCGTGGAGTTTGCCAAGCAAGAGTTTGTCCGCTTTTGGATGTAG
- a CDS encoding zinc metallopeptidase: MLPTILISMLVQARLKSAFAKWSQVPNSERYTGMQVAQTIFNRTSLKSIPLEPTRGSLTDHYDPRTNVVRLSEPVCAQPSVASMAIAAHELGHVQQYQTGSPMIAARSFLLPALQFTPTISYMAFLLGFMFGMVGLMWIGVLMFGLMVVFSLLTVPIEIDASRRGLKLLEDAGLLDTPEERQGARQMLGAAGWTYIAAAATSIMQLLYYVSLTQRSRRRY; encoded by the coding sequence ATGCTACCCACGATACTAATTTCCATGCTGGTTCAGGCTCGTCTCAAAAGCGCCTTTGCCAAGTGGAGCCAAGTGCCCAACAGCGAACGCTACACCGGAATGCAGGTTGCTCAGACCATTTTTAATCGCACGTCGCTGAAGTCGATTCCGCTGGAGCCAACGCGCGGCTCCCTGACCGACCACTACGACCCGCGAACCAACGTGGTGCGGCTATCGGAACCCGTGTGCGCCCAGCCGTCGGTTGCATCAATGGCGATCGCCGCCCATGAGTTGGGGCATGTACAGCAATACCAGACGGGTTCGCCGATGATCGCTGCCCGCAGTTTCTTGCTGCCTGCGCTGCAATTCACGCCGACCATTTCCTACATGGCCTTCTTGCTGGGCTTCATGTTTGGCATGGTGGGGCTAATGTGGATTGGGGTTCTCATGTTTGGGCTGATGGTGGTCTTTTCCCTGCTGACGGTGCCGATTGAAATCGATGCTAGCCGTCGGGGGCTAAAGCTGCTAGAGGATGCGGGGCTGCTGGATACGCCAGAGGAGCGTCAGGGAGCCAGACAGATGCTCGGTGCCGCAGGCTGGACCTACATCGCTGCTGCTGCCACTTCTATCATGCAACTACTCTACTACGTTAGCCTGACCCAGCGCAGCCGTCGCCGCTACTAG
- a CDS encoding YidH family protein, producing the protein MPDAPRNLNNELAKERNRAAAERTLLAWIRTSLSLIGFGFGIDQIVTAIQRTRRLDYLGTMYLARITGLAFIAVGLYAMLSATIEHRQELRRIQRDDYLYTPRRSNALVVAIALMVIGIFAFLGIIISTLN; encoded by the coding sequence ATGCCTGACGCGCCCCGCAACCTGAACAACGAACTCGCGAAAGAGCGCAACCGAGCCGCCGCCGAACGCACGCTGCTAGCATGGATTCGTACCTCGCTCTCGCTGATTGGCTTTGGCTTTGGCATTGACCAGATTGTGACGGCGATTCAGCGAACCCGCAGGCTTGACTATCTGGGGACAATGTACCTAGCGAGAATCACTGGGCTGGCATTCATCGCGGTCGGGCTGTATGCCATGCTATCGGCGACGATTGAACATCGCCAGGAGTTGCGGCGCATTCAGCGAGACGACTACCTCTACACACCGCGACGCTCCAACGCGCTGGTCGTGGCGATCGCCCTGATGGTGATTGGCATCTTCGCCTTCCTGGGAATTATCATCAGCACTCTGAACTAG
- a CDS encoding glutamate-5-semialdehyde dehydrogenase produces MLTTLHRAYAAAGHLAAMKGGDRSRALQIMAEVLKDQQDDILEANTLDLEASREMAVPDLVLEWLKLTPERIEAVVKILQRLSELADPTQQMLTIPYSLSHSQSYCQLMPLGVIALVYEAFPELGAIAAGLCIRTGNSIVLRGSSEASNSNQAIASTLKLALQEAGLPTDALGWIPTDQGDSIRELVTQDAYVNLVIPYGRVSLVNQVIRQATVPVLKTAIGNCYLYWSPSGSLDLARSMILDSHQSEPDPVNAIEKVLISTHHDPNTLQALWRSLREKGFHLRGDAGLVAEFPDLVLTEDDEWPRPYLDNTIAFRSVSGLEEAIALMNRYSSGHADCLVTESYQESHQFALHINSATTYINASPRFYRNPKQGSPIALGMSNQKGHRRGLITLETLTTLKYVVQGSG; encoded by the coding sequence TTGCTGACCACGCTTCATCGGGCTTATGCAGCGGCGGGACATTTGGCTGCGATGAAAGGGGGCGATCGCAGTCGGGCGCTCCAGATTATGGCGGAAGTGCTGAAGGATCAGCAGGACGATATTCTTGAGGCCAACACGCTAGATCTCGAAGCCAGCCGAGAAATGGCCGTGCCCGATCTGGTGCTGGAATGGCTGAAGCTCACGCCGGAGCGGATCGAGGCGGTGGTCAAGATTTTGCAACGCCTTTCGGAACTGGCAGACCCCACGCAGCAAATGCTGACGATTCCCTATTCCCTCAGTCATTCTCAGTCCTATTGCCAACTGATGCCGCTGGGGGTGATTGCGCTGGTGTATGAGGCGTTTCCCGAACTGGGGGCGATCGCCGCTGGGCTGTGTATTCGCACGGGCAACAGCATCGTCCTGCGGGGCAGCAGCGAGGCCAGCAACTCCAACCAGGCGATCGCCAGCACGCTGAAACTCGCCCTCCAGGAAGCCGGCCTGCCCACCGATGCCCTCGGCTGGATTCCGACTGACCAGGGCGACTCAATCCGCGAACTGGTGACCCAAGATGCCTACGTTAATCTAGTCATTCCCTATGGTCGCGTGAGCCTGGTGAACCAAGTGATCCGCCAGGCCACTGTGCCTGTGCTAAAAACGGCAATTGGCAACTGCTATCTCTACTGGTCGCCCTCCGGCAGCCTGGATCTGGCCCGGAGCATGATTCTAGACAGCCACCAGAGCGAACCTGATCCAGTCAACGCCATCGAGAAGGTGCTGATCAGCACTCACCACGACCCCAACACGCTACAAGCCCTGTGGCGCAGCCTGCGCGAAAAAGGCTTTCACCTGCGGGGCGATGCGGGGCTGGTGGCGGAGTTTCCGGATCTGGTACTGACGGAAGACGACGAGTGGCCGCGCCCCTACCTGGACAACACGATTGCCTTCCGTTCGGTCAGCGGACTGGAAGAGGCGATCGCCCTGATGAATCGCTACAGCAGCGGCCACGCCGACTGCCTGGTGACCGAATCCTACCAGGAAAGCCACCAGTTTGCCCTGCATATCAACAGCGCCACGACCTATATCAACGCCTCGCCCCGGTTCTATCGCAACCCCAAGCAGGGCAGCCCCATCGCCCTCGGCATGTCCAACCAAAAAGGACATCGGCGCGGGCTAATCACGCTAGAAACGCTGACCACGCTGAAGTATGTGGTACAGGGGAGCGGCTGA